From Cytophagales bacterium:
CAATTAGTTAAGTGTATAACTTTGCGCCCTTTGCGCCTTTGCGAGAACCAAAAACACTTTTTAGAGTGGACTCATTTTTAGAACTATGACCTTATTCTCCCGAAGTAAGATTTTCTACAAAAAGAAAGTTTACCTTAACACTTGAACCCCTGAACACATGAACACATCCCCCACCACCCCAACCCAACCGCCAAAAATCCAAAATAAAGGATTAGACAAGGCAGATCAATTGCTGTTAAAAAATCAGGTATTAAGTGACGACTACAAGGTCAGCGCCAATTTCTATAAAAGTGATAAGATATTCCGAAGCTATCTTAAAAATGAAATATCCCAGCAAGGAAACGCTTATTTCCAGGATAAGCTCAACCAGCAAGGCGAAGAATCAGCAGGCCGGATGAACGAGCTGTCTTTGCTGGCAGACAAAAATGGCCCTGAGCTAATAAAAAGAAGCCCCTTAGGTGAAAATATCAACGAAATACGATTTCATCCCTCCTATCATGAATTATTAAAGATAGCAGTACGATCAGAAATGTTTCGGGTAAAATGGGAACCAGGCCTGAGGAAACGTTTTTTAGGAGAAACGCACAGGCTGGGATTCAGTGCCGGCTACCTTTATGCAATGAGTGAGTTGGGCCTGTATTGCCCTTTGTGCATGACCGATGGTGTTGCCCGCCTGATTGACCTGTTTGGAGAAGAGGAAGATAAAGAGCGTTTGTTAAAACACATTTACACCGATGATGTAGATGAATTATATACCGGTGCCATGTACCTGACGGAAAAGTCAGGTGGGTCAGATGTAGGCGCTAACCTGACAAAAGCAACTCACCTGCCCCGCCACAGGCGGGGTAAAACAGGGAAATATTACCAATTAAATGGAGAGAAATGGTTCTGCAGCAATGCCAATGCAGATATTATTTTTGCTTTGGCAAGAACCGATGAAAATATTAAAGGGACGAAAGGCTTATCTATCTTTTTGGTAGAAAAATACTTGCAAAATGACCACCCAAATCCAATAGACATCATCCGCCTAAAAGATAAATTAGGCGTACGTTCCATGGCAAGTGCCGAATGTTTGCTCACAGATACGATTGGTAAGTTGGTTGGAAAGGAGTTTGGCGGTTTTAAGATCATGGCTGAAATGCTCAACCTTTCACGGCTTTACAATTCCGTAGCAGCATTATCAGGTTCCAGAAGAGCGCTTATAGAAGCTTACCAGTTTTTATGCCACCGTCATACTTTTGGGAAATGCGCACTTGACCATGCATTGGTCCGGGTAAAGCTGACAGAATTATCAAGCCTCCATATAGCCAACTTCTATTTGGTATGGAGGGCTATCAAGGCATTGGACCTTGCAGATTCCGGTAATCAAAATGAAGCTGAACTTTTTCGTTTAATTACGCCTATGGTAAAAAAATGGTCGGCCGAGAAAGGGGTATATATCGTAAGAGAAAGTATGGAATTAATGGGGGGACTGGGCTATATAGAAGACACCGGGATGCCCAAAATTATGCGTGACGTCATGGTGACGCCAATCTGGGAAGGTGTAGGAAATATTATGGTATTAGACATGCTCAGGGCAATGGTAAAATCAAAAGGATTTGAGATGATGTGCAGTGAAATAAACCAAAATGCATCCCTTCATCACGAATACAAAAAACCGATGCTAACAGAATTAGATGATTTGATCCGGTTTGCCAAGGGATTTAAAGATATGAAACAGGATAAAATGGAGTATTCTGCCAAGCTGTTTTTTGAGAAGTTAACGAACCTGTATCAAATAGCATTACTTTTAGGAGCTTTGAACAAAGAAAGTGAAGACTGGATTATTCCCGCTTTGAATTATTTAAAAGAACCTTCCACTGAATTAAAAACGAAAGAACCGTTAAGCACTGATGAAGTAAAGCGATTGATTGGGTGGGAGGTTTGAGCAGGGAGTAGGAACGGGACGTCATACGCTCAAAACCTCATCCCCATCACCAAAATATCATCTATTTGCCTTCTATTGCCTTTCCATTCTTCAAAGGCATTCTCTAATTTTTTCTTTTGCTCATCCATTTTCAGGTGATGAATATCGGTAATAAGCTGTTTGAATCTTTGTGTGTTAAACTGTTTATTATCAGGTCCGCCAAACTGCGCAGCATACCCATCGGAGAAAAGGTAAAAGGTATCTTATTAGTGCGATTGTGATTTTTTTAAAATATTTTTCAATAAAAGTTTGTTTATAACAATTGATGTATTACCTTGCATTTTAAAATACTTGAAAATTATTTTGTTAAAAAGTCCTTCACTAAAATAAAATAATATGAATTACAAGATATGTCTGACCCTCTTTTCTTTGCTTTTCTTTAATCTTTCTCTATGCCTATTTGCGCAAGACTCAATTCCAAATGGCTCCTTTGAGAATTGGTCCATTATTGATAGTAATGAAGTGCCTGATAATTGGCAATTTCTAAGCGGGAAAATTGTAAAGGATTCTGCCGGATACCAAAGCAATTATGCTATTAAATTAGAAGTTTATAACCCCGGTTTTGAAAACAATTCAGGATTGGCAACAACAGGATTTCCACTGAATTCAATCCCATCTAACTTAAAAGGCTTTGTAAAATGTAATGTTATGCCAAACGATACGGTATATATTGAATTTTTATGTTATTCAGGAA
This genomic window contains:
- a CDS encoding acyl-CoA dehydrogenase, which translates into the protein MNTSPTTPTQPPKIQNKGLDKADQLLLKNQVLSDDYKVSANFYKSDKIFRSYLKNEISQQGNAYFQDKLNQQGEESAGRMNELSLLADKNGPELIKRSPLGENINEIRFHPSYHELLKIAVRSEMFRVKWEPGLRKRFLGETHRLGFSAGYLYAMSELGLYCPLCMTDGVARLIDLFGEEEDKERLLKHIYTDDVDELYTGAMYLTEKSGGSDVGANLTKATHLPRHRRGKTGKYYQLNGEKWFCSNANADIIFALARTDENIKGTKGLSIFLVEKYLQNDHPNPIDIIRLKDKLGVRSMASAECLLTDTIGKLVGKEFGGFKIMAEMLNLSRLYNSVAALSGSRRALIEAYQFLCHRHTFGKCALDHALVRVKLTELSSLHIANFYLVWRAIKALDLADSGNQNEAELFRLITPMVKKWSAEKGVYIVRESMELMGGLGYIEDTGMPKIMRDVMVTPIWEGVGNIMVLDMLRAMVKSKGFEMMCSEINQNASLHHEYKKPMLTELDDLIRFAKGFKDMKQDKMEYSAKLFFEKLTNLYQIALLLGALNKESEDWIIPALNYLKEPSTELKTKEPLSTDEVKRLIGWEV